Proteins encoded together in one Papaver somniferum cultivar HN1 unplaced genomic scaffold, ASM357369v1 unplaced-scaffold_21, whole genome shotgun sequence window:
- the LOC113339495 gene encoding probable WRKY transcription factor 41, with product MVENINMDLKAPWLIKEIIQARELVMELQTHLNPSSFSGNVLVTKILSIFENSLSILNQIKTENETTTPNSSMGQSGGSLFSNCSSDFFQEGSRKRKGLVRWTQQVRGCEQAGLEGPLDDGYGWRKYGQKEILGAKYPRAYYKCSYRTSQNCLAMKQVQRSDLNSSIFNVTYIGNHSCTEISELLSGKYTPNKQEHGHAHRQIYQEQREDKSLEETYINFQESSVQTANNKDKQLESHPSFSIYSTTSLISANIHNDGLETSQNHFVSTSTKMEIYSPTTTHISTPTTAGSNNKMHDFGGYHCEGELLQTNDDPLGLEELDQMIISLLAPIATSSANNDHPVQGSPWDWDFPESC from the exons ATGGTTGAGAACATCAACATGGATCTAAAGGCACCTTGGCTTATCAAAGAAATAATTCAAGCAAGAGAGCTAGTAATGGAACTTCAAACTCACCttaatccttcttctttttctggtAACGTCTTAGTAACCAAAATATTATCCATCTTTGAGAATTCTCTTTCGATACTGAATCAAATAAAGACGGAAAATGAAACTACTACTCCCAACTCTTCCATGGGTCAGTCCGGAGGGAGCCTTTTTAGCAATTGCTCTTCTGATTTTTTCCAAGAAGGTTCAAGAAAGAG GAAAGGGTTAGTAAGATGGACACAACAAGTACGTGGTTGTGAACAAGCGGGGTTAGAAGGACCCCTAGATGATGGTTATGGATGGCGAAAATATGGACAGAAAGAGATTCTTGGAGCCAAATACCCTAG AGCTTATTACAAATGTAGTTACCGTACCAGTCAAAATTGCTTGGCGATGAAACAAGTTCAACGATCCGATCTAAACTCGTCTATTTTCAATGTCACGTATATTGGAAACCACAGCTGCACTGAGATATCAGAACTACTTTCAGGGAAATATACACCAAATAAACAAGAACATGGTCATGCTCATCGCCAAATTTATCAAGAACAAAGGGAAGATAAATCATTAGAAGAAACGTATATAAACTTTCAAGAATCAAGTGTTCAAACTGCAAACAACAAAGACAAACAGCTTGAGTCACATCCTTCCTTTTCTATTTATTCTACTACTTCATTAATCTCGGCCAATATCCACAATGATGGCCTAGAAACTAGCCAAAATCATTTCGTATCTACTTCAACTAAAATGGAAATCTATTCTCCTACTACTACACACATAAGTACTCCCACAACTGCAGGATCCAACAATAAAATGCACGATTTTGGAGGTTACCATTGTGAAGGGGAGTTACTACAAACTAATGATGATCCCCTTGGCCTTGAAGAACTTGATCAAATGATTATTTCACTATTAGCTCCAATTGCAACATCATCGGCTAACAATGATCATCCGGTTCAAGGCTCTCCTTGGGATTGGGATTTCCCAGAATCATGTTAG